In a single window of the Lasioglossum baleicum chromosome 10, iyLasBale1, whole genome shotgun sequence genome:
- the LOC143212979 gene encoding uncharacterized protein LOC143212979, translating to MPPKADPEKSEKEPTKKTDVAICGVRSPGPKYQLKTLVGYERHCLSRYRNPAYTFGARLFGVGRCEGPGPKYVLPDLKLGGFSFGLAAPPIAPFCGPGPKYILPTPKTPAFSIKSRTKPRGTCTTPGPYFYKTPRAGPAFSLGLRTTSLKCSPTPGPYSYEIKECTPKFSITARRSERITCQSPGPVYDVKPPKPTPAYSFGLRHGECVLPYIVECDDVC from the exons ATGCCACCAAAAGCGGATCCTGAAAAATCAGAAAAAGAACCGACAAAAAAAACCGACGTTGCCATATGTGGTGTTAGAA GTCCTGGGCCGAAATACCAGCTTAAAACTCTTGTGGGTTACGAAAGACATTGCCTCTCCAGGTATCGGAATCCAGCATATACATTTGGTGCGAGATTATTTGGTGTAGGACGATGCGAAGGACCAGGACCTAAATATGTGTTACCGGATCTGAAGCTCGGTGGTTTTTCTTTTGGATTAGCTGCCCCGCCTATAG CACCTTTCTGCGGTCCCGGCCCGAAATACATTTTACCAACTCCAAAAACTCCAGCGTTCTCAATAAAGAGTAGAACTAAGCCCAGAGGTACATGTACGACACCAGGACCCTACTTCTACAAAACGCCCAGAGCAGGACCAGCGTTCTCTTT AGGACTTCGCACAACGAGTTTGAAATGTTCGCCCACACCGGGCCCATACTCTTACGAAATTAAAGAATGTACACCAAAGTTCTCTATCACGGCTAGAAGATCAGAGAGAATTACTTGTCAAAGTCCGGGTCCTGTTTATGATGTTAAACCACCCAAACCAACACCTGCTTATTCGTTCGGACTCAGACATGGCGAGTGTGTTCTTCCTTATATTGTTGAATGTGACGATGTCTGCTAG